One Elaeis guineensis isolate ETL-2024a chromosome 10, EG11, whole genome shotgun sequence genomic window carries:
- the LOC105059928 gene encoding uncharacterized protein isoform X8: MTWIRGGPKSLDANNILEAIDNSLLRLSLDYIDLYQIHWPDRYVPMFGETEYDPSRQYASVAIEEQLGALGKAVDAGKIRYIGLSNETPYGVMKFNRLAENIRLNSNLVSLQNSYNLLCRNFDSALAECCHHERISLLAYSPMAMGILSGKYYSLGGGPSDARLNLFRGRYSEGESRYNLSNPILKSAVQEYADIAVKYGLSPASLSIAFVLKHPLVASALFGATKAWQLREVLQASKIHLTMEIIAEINKVHARYPNPCP; this comes from the exons TTTGTTGAGACTGAGCTTAGATTACATTGACCTGTATCAGATACATTGGCCTGATCG TTATGTTCCAATGTTTGGAGAAACTGAATATGATCCAAGTCGACAGTATGCATCTGTGGCTATAGAGGAACAGCTTGGTGCTCTTGGAAAAGCTGTTGATGCTGGTAAG ATCAGATATATTGGTCTTAGCAATGAAACACCATATGGGGTGATGAAGTTCAATCGACTTGCTGAGAATATTCGGCTCAACAGTAACTTAGTATCCCTGCAG AACTCTTACAACTTGCTTTGCCGAAATTTTGACTCTGCATTAGCTGAATGTTGCCACCATGAGAG AATTAGCTTGTTGGCTTACAGTCCAATGGCAATGGGCATACTATCTGGGAAGTATTACTCTCTTGGTGGGGGTCCATCAGATGCACGATTGAATCTATTCCGAG gaagATATTCTGAAGGTGAATCTAGATATAATCTTTCCAATCCCATATTGAAATCAGCTGTTCAG GAATATGCGGATATTGCCGTAAAGTATGGTCTCTCTCCTGCATCTCTTTCAATTG CATTTGTCTTGAAGCACCCTCTTGTTGCAAGTGCTCTTTTTGGGGCAACTAAAGCATGGCAGCTAAGGGAAGTTCTTCAAGCTTCTAAGATCCATCTCACAATGGAAATAATTGCAGAGATCAACAAGGTTCATGCAAGATATCCTAATCCTTGCCCTTAA
- the LOC105059990 gene encoding disease resistance protein RGA2-like, protein MASAFLSSILSKISQVLGSVHRWAALPSSSSDPCSSVLEDLEELERTLKRIQTVLHDAEEREIRDEAVKLWLKELREVAYDAEDVLDAYQYEVLRARAEGGASRKRKRVEAGDDEEEVSTSLSTIVNVSIPDGMGDRIKEIKKRFDEISEDRKRLRLREEDGERRVFRALSPPPSGHMVDESSIYGREHDKQKVIDMLFSEGMGNGISVIPIVGKGGLGKTTIAQLVYNDSKVKEYFDLTGWVCVSDDFDVPRLTKAIIESITEKSCNLTEISPLQNSLKKKVEGRKLLLVLDDVWNEQQSLWETFRIPFVGAETVVRIIVTCRNDSVAKIMQTVLPYHPGYLSEDESWSLFKHYAFAGRDPEEQPHLADTGKQIVKKCSGLPLAVKTIGSLLRHEMDEDCWMEVLQSDLWELDKNNETLASLRLSYNRMPAHLKPCFVYCSMFPKDYVFRKDVLVRLWMAQGYIPPRGRKTMEDIGDECFNDLLTRSFFDLHRDYLRHTTFKMHDMIHDLAKSIAGNECYAIVDKKLPGSPDKVRHLYVQGVGELVKSPSPHNLRALRTLSRMEHYAPVSIGIQEMIQFSLLRCLEFCWLEVEIPDLLGNLKHLRYLHIASHWMKKLPESVCLLYHLQTLILDCGALAKLPDGLGNLINLRCLNLSSDCIKRLPESVRQLRNLQSLDLHWCKELKELPSGIGSLTNLRHLDIMGTQSLCLPAGIEKLTNLQRLRGRYKVQGGMGVLEDLVNLQGDLCIAGLGNLVGTEDAKDFGLEYKHKLERLHLFWDAGRTDDWIYDGLNLEVFLEENKDVPADEKREEALLECLQPPTNLKELVIDGYGGSKFPEWVGNPLSLASLREIHIFGCENVRFLSLHMHASISKSMLERVSIEYCRRLQSIGGLPSKLQNLHIEGCQQLTSLSGMQNLASLTRLAIKDCPKLQIMVEDQLPSMPDWVHIIDCPGLLNWCEIQKINCIQVASSGNKLTISNTWEKIMHGFDDLTSVKHKQFSTTNSWRLFAKTYIMSILEELTIWGCTHIPPIHCLPELTYLRSLVIKDCPGIQVVTDELLPRTLNSLVVDSCEDLRCLQLAQQNRDALKELQIVNCPKLTMVEGLKCIFFPKSLRLEQCPQLLLPHSEEEERKETIDDME, encoded by the exons ATGGCGAGCGCTTTCCTCTCTtccatcctatcaaaaatcagCCAAGTTTTGGGCTCTGTTCATAGATGGGCAGCCTTGCCGTCTTCGTCATCAGATCCATGCAGCAGTGTCTTGGAAGATCTGGAGGAGCTGGAGAGAACATTGAAAAGGATCCAGACAGTGCTCCATGACGCGGAGGAGAGGGAGATACGAGATGAAGCCGTCAAGCTCTGGCTGAAAGAGCTCAGAGAAGTGGCTTATGACGCGGAAGATGTGCTGGACGCGTACCAGTACGAGGTACTGCGAGCCCGAGCGGAAGGCGGAGCTTCCCGCAAGAGGAAGCGAGTGGAAGCAGGGGACGATGAGGAAGAGGTAAGTACTTCTCTTTCCACCATAGTTAATGTTTCAATTCCCGATGGCATGGGGGATAGAATCAAGGAGATCAAGAAGAGATTCGATGAGATCTCGGAGGATCGGAAACGCCTCCGTTTAAGAGAGGAAGATGGAGAGCGACGGGTCTTCAGAGCTTTGAGCCCACCACCAAGCGGCCACATGGTGGATGAGTCGAGTATTTATGGAAGAGAACATGACAAGCAGAAGGTAATTGATATGCTGTTCTCTGAGGGTATGGGAAATGGTATCTCTGTCATTCCGATTGTCGGCAAGGGAGGACTGGGAAAAACCACCATCGCTCAGCTGGTCTACAATGACTCCAAGGTCAAAGAATATTTTGATCTGACTGGATGGGTTTGTGTATCCGATGATTTTGATGTTCCGAGGCTAACAAAGGCCATCATCGAGTCTATTACTGAAAAATCATGTAATCTTACAGAAATCAGCCCACTTCAAAATTCTCTCAAGAAAAAAGTGGAGGGGAGGAAACTATTGCTTGTCCTAGATGATGTCTGGAATGAGCAACAAAGCCTTTGGGAGACCTTTAGAATCCCTTTTGTTGGAGCAGAAACAGTAGTAAGAATTATCGTGACCTGTAGGAATGATTCGGTTGCCAAGATCATGCAGACGGTGCTTCCTTATCATCCTGGCTACTTGTCTGAAGATGAGTCTTGGTCATTATTCAAGCATTATGCATTTGCCGGTCGAGACCCTGAAGAACAACCACACTTGGCGGATACCGGTAAGCAGATTGTTAAGAAGTGTTCCGGTTTACCATTGGCTGTGAAGACGATAGGAAGCCTTCTAAGACACGAGATGGACGAAGATTGTTGGATGGAGGTCTTGCAAAGTGATCTATGGGAACTAGACAAGAACAATGAGACTTTGGCATCTCTTAGATTAAGCTACAATCGCATGCCAGCACATCTGAAACCCTGTTTCGTTTACTGTTCCATGTTTCCGAAGGATTATGTGTTTAGAAAAGATGTTTTAGTCAGATTGTGGATGGCACAAGGTTACATCCCACCTCGAGGTAGAAAAACAATGGAGGACATCGGAGATGAATGTTTTAATGACTTACTAACAAGATCATTCTTTGATTTACATCGTGATTACTTACGTCATACTACATTTAAGATGCATGATATGATACATGATCTAGCAAAATCTATTGCTGGAAATGAGTGCTATGCAATTGTGGATAAGAAGCTACCCGGTTCTCCTGATAAGGTTCGCCATTTATACGTGCAAGGTGTCGGGGAATTAGTGAAATCACCGAGCCCCCACAATCTTAGGGCCCTACGGACCTTGTCACGAATGGAACACTATGCCCCAGTTTCAATAGGAATCCAAGAAATGATCCAGTTTTCGCTGCTAAGATGTTTAGAATTTTGTTGGCTAGAAGTTGAGATCCCAGATTTACTCGGTAATCTGAAGCACCTACGCTACTTACATATTGCATCGCATTGGATGAAGAAGCTCCCTGAATCAGTATGCCTCCTTTACCACCTACAGACATTGATTCTTGACTGTGGTGCTCTTGCAAAGTTACCAGATGGCCTAGGTAACCTTATTAACCTACGATGCTTGAATCTATCTTCAGATTGTATTAAAAGGCTCCCTGAATCAGTTCGTCAGCTACGCAACCTGCAGAGTTTGGATCTTCACTGGTGCAAAGAACTTAAAGAGTTACCCAGTGGCATAGGAAGCCTTACTAACCTCCGCCACCTAGATATTATGGGCACTCAAAGTCTCTGTCTGCCAGCTGGAATCGAAAAGCTAACAAATCTTCAGAGATTGCGTGGACGTTATAAAGTGCAGGGTGGGATGGGAGTGTTAGAGGACTTGGTGAACCTCCAGGGAGATCTTTGCATCGCAGGGCTCGGGAATTTGGTCGGTACAGAGGATGCGAAGGATTTCGGCCTTGAATATAAGCATAAACTTGAGCGGTTGCATCTATTTTGGGATGCTGGCCGCACAGATGATTGGATTTATGATGGACTGAATCTAGAAGTTTTTCTAGAGGAAAATAAGGATGTTCCAGCCGATGAAAAAAGGGAGGAAGCGCTGCTTGAGTGTCTCCAACCTCCCACCAACCTCAAAGAGTTGGTTATAGATGGGTATGGTGGTTCCAAGTTTCCAGAATGGGTGGGAAATCCTTTGTCCCTTGCATCACTTCGAGAAATCCATATATTTGGATGTGAAAACGTAAGGTTCCTTTCTCTACACATGCACGCATCCATATCAAAGTCCATGCTTGAGCGCGTGTCCATTGAATATTGCCGGCGGCTCCAATCCATAGGAGGACTGCCATCCAAGCTTCAAAATCTGCATATTGAGGGGTGCCAACAGTTGACATCACTGTCGGGAATGCAAAACCTTGCTTCTCTCACACGATTAGCTATAAAAGATTGTCCTAAACTTCAGATCATGGTAGAAGATCAGCTCCCATCTATGCCTGACTGGGTGCATATTATTGATTGCCCTGGATTGCTCAACTGGTGTGAAATACAAAAAATCAACTGCATTCAG GTCGCTTCATCGGGAAACAAGCTGACTATATCGAACACGTGGGAGAAGATAATGCATGGGTTTGATGATTTGACATCCGTTAAGCATAAGCAATTCAGCACAACCAATTCTTGGCGTTTGTTTGCGAAAACATACATCATGAGCATACTTGAAGAGCTGACAATATGGGGTTGCACGCACATCCCACCTATACACTGCCTGCCCGAACTCACATATCTCCGAAGCTTGGTTATAAAGGACTGTCCTGGAATCCAAGTCGTGACAGATGAACTGCTTCCACGCACGCTCAATTCCTTGGTAGTTGATAGCTGCGAGGACCTAAGGTGTTTGCAGTTGGCGCAGCAGAACCGAGATGCACTTAAGGAGCTGCAGATTGTGAACTGCCCCAAGCTCACGATGGTGGAAGGGCTGAAATGCATTTTCTTCCCTAAATCCTTAAGACTAGAGCAATGCCCTCAACTCCTGCTTCCACATTCAG AGGAAGAAGAGCGCAAAGAAACAATTGATGATATGGAATGA